The Streptomyces kanamyceticus genome window below encodes:
- a CDS encoding RNA polymerase sigma factor SigF, with product MSADQGSSKVLTLTLTKSPSESAPDALRSSTAPEAIDTRTLSRSLFLRLAALDQDSPERVYVRDTLIELNLPLVRYAAARFRSRNEPMEDIVQVGTIGLIKAIDRFDCERGVEFPTFAMPTVVGEIKRFFRDTSWSVRVPRRLQELRLALTKTSDELAQRLDRSPTVPELAAALGVSEEDVVDGLAVGNAYTASSLDSPAPEDDGGEGSLADRLGYEDTALEGVEYRESLKPLLAKLPPRERRIIMLRFFANMTQSQIGEEVGISQMHVSRLLTRTLSQLREGLIAD from the coding sequence ATGTCCGCAGACCAGGGCAGCTCGAAGGTGCTCACACTCACGCTCACCAAGAGCCCGAGTGAATCCGCGCCCGACGCGCTTCGCAGTTCAACGGCCCCGGAAGCCATCGACACCAGGACCCTGTCCCGCTCCCTGTTCCTGCGGCTCGCCGCACTCGACCAGGACAGCCCGGAGCGCGTCTATGTACGCGACACGCTCATCGAGCTCAACCTCCCGCTCGTGCGGTACGCGGCGGCCCGCTTCCGCAGCCGCAACGAACCGATGGAGGACATCGTCCAGGTCGGCACGATCGGCCTGATCAAGGCGATCGACCGTTTCGACTGCGAACGGGGCGTGGAGTTCCCGACGTTCGCGATGCCGACGGTCGTCGGCGAGATCAAGCGCTTCTTCCGGGACACCAGTTGGTCGGTGCGCGTCCCGCGCCGCCTCCAGGAGCTGCGCCTCGCACTGACGAAGACCAGCGACGAGCTCGCCCAGCGGCTCGACCGCTCGCCGACCGTCCCCGAACTCGCCGCGGCGCTCGGCGTCTCGGAGGAGGACGTCGTCGACGGGCTCGCGGTGGGCAACGCCTACACCGCCTCCTCGCTCGACTCACCGGCCCCCGAGGACGACGGCGGCGAGGGCTCCCTCGCGGACCGCCTCGGGTACGAGGACACGGCCCTGGAGGGCGTGGAGTACCGCGAGTCCCTCAAGCCGCTGCTCGCCAAGCTGCCGCCGCGCGAGCGCCGCATCATCATGCTGCGCTTCTTCGCCAACATGACGCAGTCGCAGATCGGCGAGGAGGTCGGCATCTCGCAGATGCACGTCTCCCGCCTCCTCACGCGGACGCTGTCGCAGCTGCGGGAGGGTCTGATCGCGGACTGA
- a CDS encoding type II toxin-antitoxin system VapB family antitoxin, translating into MIFKRIGNGRPYPDHGRESTRQWADVAPRPVRLDQLVTTKGQLDLETLLAEDSTFYGDLFAHVVKWQGDLYLEDGLHRAVRAALQQRQVLHARVLELG; encoded by the coding sequence GTGATCTTCAAGCGCATCGGAAACGGCCGGCCGTACCCCGACCACGGCCGGGAAAGCACCCGGCAGTGGGCGGACGTCGCGCCGCGCCCGGTCCGCCTCGATCAGCTCGTCACCACCAAGGGCCAGCTGGATCTGGAGACCCTCCTCGCCGAGGACTCCACCTTCTACGGCGACCTCTTCGCGCACGTCGTGAAGTGGCAGGGCGACCTCTACCTGGAGGACGGGCTGCACCGCGCGGTCCGCGCCGCGCTCCAGCAGCGCCAGGTGCTGCACGCGCGCGTGCTCGAACTGGGCTGA
- a CDS encoding ABC-F family ATP-binding cassette domain-containing protein — protein sequence MITVRGIDVRVGARLLLSDVSFHIAPGDRIGLVGRNGAGKTTLMKVLAERLPPAAGAVTRNGTLGHLAQDPGAADPAVTVTDRILSARGLDEAVAALRAAEAAMAAAEGAAAQERAMAAYARADDLFQARGGYAAEAEAARVAAGLGLPERSLRQPVGDLSGGQRRRVELARILFSQHDTLLLDEPTNHLDADSVAWLRGYLAGWQGGLVLISHDTGLLADTVNRVFHLDPRRAVIDVHNTGWRTYLAQREADERRRTRERANAERKAASLRAQADKMRSHVATATAAKNMDRRAERMLAGTEPVRRGEKVARIRLPEPAPCGRMPLGAVSLAKSYGPHRVLTGVDLAVDRGSRLVVLGLNGAGKTTLLRILAGRERPDAGRVVAGTGLRLGYFAQEHDTLDGAKSVRENLAGAAPHLTDGEVRRVLGSFLFGGDDADKPAAVLSGGEKTRLALAGLVHSGANVLLLDEPTNNLDQASRGEVLGAVGTYPGAIVMVTHDEGAIDALRPDRVLVLPDGVEDLWSPDYLGLVGLA from the coding sequence ATGATCACCGTACGAGGCATCGACGTGCGCGTCGGAGCCCGACTGCTGCTGTCCGACGTCAGCTTCCACATCGCCCCCGGCGACCGCATCGGCCTGGTCGGCCGTAACGGCGCGGGCAAGACCACCCTCATGAAGGTCCTCGCGGAGCGGCTCCCGCCCGCCGCCGGTGCCGTCACCCGCAACGGCACCCTCGGCCACCTCGCCCAGGACCCCGGCGCCGCCGACCCCGCAGTCACCGTCACCGACCGCATCCTGTCGGCCCGCGGCCTGGACGAGGCGGTGGCCGCGCTGCGTGCCGCGGAGGCCGCCATGGCGGCGGCGGAGGGTGCCGCCGCGCAGGAGCGGGCCATGGCCGCCTACGCCCGCGCCGACGATCTGTTCCAGGCGCGCGGCGGCTACGCCGCGGAGGCCGAGGCCGCCCGGGTAGCCGCGGGGCTCGGGCTGCCCGAGCGGTCCCTGCGGCAGCCCGTCGGTGACCTCTCCGGCGGCCAGCGGCGCCGCGTCGAGCTCGCCAGGATCCTGTTCTCGCAGCACGACACGCTGCTCCTCGACGAGCCGACCAACCACCTCGACGCCGACTCGGTGGCGTGGCTGCGCGGTTATCTGGCCGGGTGGCAGGGCGGGCTCGTGCTCATCAGCCACGACACCGGGCTCCTCGCCGACACCGTCAACCGCGTCTTCCACCTCGATCCCCGGCGCGCCGTCATCGACGTGCACAACACCGGCTGGCGCACCTACCTCGCCCAGCGCGAGGCCGACGAGCGGCGGCGCACCCGCGAGCGGGCCAACGCCGAGCGCAAGGCCGCGTCGCTGCGCGCCCAGGCCGACAAGATGCGCTCCCACGTCGCGACCGCGACCGCCGCGAAGAACATGGACCGGCGTGCCGAGCGGATGCTCGCGGGGACGGAGCCGGTGCGGCGCGGCGAGAAGGTCGCGCGGATCCGGCTGCCCGAGCCCGCCCCGTGCGGCCGGATGCCGCTCGGCGCGGTCAGTCTCGCCAAGTCGTACGGCCCTCATCGCGTGCTCACCGGTGTCGACCTCGCCGTCGACCGGGGCAGTCGGCTCGTCGTCCTCGGTCTCAACGGGGCGGGCAAGACGACGCTGCTGCGGATCCTCGCCGGGCGCGAGCGGCCCGACGCGGGGCGGGTGGTGGCCGGGACCGGGCTGCGGCTCGGGTACTTCGCGCAGGAGCACGACACCCTGGACGGCGCGAAGAGCGTCCGCGAGAACCTCGCGGGCGCGGCTCCGCACCTCACCGACGGTGAGGTGCGGCGCGTGCTCGGGTCGTTCCTGTTCGGCGGGGACGACGCGGACAAGCCCGCCGCCGTCCTCTCCGGCGGCGAGAAGACCCGGCTCGCGCTGGCCGGGCTCGTGCACTCGGGCGCGAACGTCCTGCTGCTCGACGAGCCCACGAACAACCTCGATCAGGCGTCCCGGGGGGAGGTGCTCGGCGCCGTGGGGACGTATCCCGGGGCGATCGTGATGGTCACGCACGACGAGGGGGCGATCGACGCGTTGCGGCCCGATCGGGTGCTTGTCCTGCCGGACGGGGTCGAGGATCTGTGGAGTCCGGACTACCTGGGGCTCGTGGGTCTCGCCTGA
- a CDS encoding helicase HerA-like domain-containing protein, producing MEIAAGYAFTGPALDLGALLWDGQCLADAQIRIPLPMLNRHGLVAGATGTGKTKTLQLIAEQLAAQGVPVFLADIKGDVSGISAPGEAGAKVAERAADVGQRWAATGFPSEFYALGGIGTGIPVRATITSFGPVLLSKVLQLNQTQEQSLGLIFHYADQKGLELVDLKDLRAVVTFLTSDEGKPELKGIGGLSTVTAGVILRALTAFEAQGMADFFGEPEFDTSEFLRTARDGRGMVSVLELPSVQDKPQLFSTFLMWLLADLYNDLPEVGDIEKPKLVFFFDEAHLLFNGASKAFLEAITQTVRLIRSKGVGVFFVTQTPKDVPADVLAQLGNRVQHALRAFTPEDQKALKATVRTFPDSPYDLEEILTGIGTGEAVITVLSEKGAPTPVAATRLRAPESLMGPVEAAALEQAVRSSLLYSRYADAVDRESAYEKLTAREAETSARKQAEADAAAARKEARAKPQGDGSVVEQVVGSGMFKSLLRSMGTQIGREISRSVFGTARRRR from the coding sequence ATGGAGATCGCCGCCGGGTACGCCTTCACCGGGCCCGCCCTCGATCTGGGCGCCCTGCTCTGGGACGGGCAGTGCCTCGCCGACGCGCAGATCCGCATCCCGTTGCCCATGCTCAACCGGCACGGTCTCGTCGCGGGGGCCACCGGTACGGGCAAGACCAAGACCCTGCAGCTCATCGCCGAGCAACTGGCCGCGCAGGGCGTTCCCGTCTTCCTCGCCGACATCAAGGGCGACGTCTCCGGCATCTCCGCCCCCGGCGAGGCGGGCGCCAAGGTCGCCGAGCGCGCCGCCGACGTGGGCCAGCGGTGGGCGGCCACCGGGTTCCCGAGCGAGTTCTACGCCCTGGGGGGCATCGGCACCGGGATCCCCGTGCGGGCCACGATCACCAGCTTCGGCCCCGTACTCCTGTCGAAGGTCCTCCAGCTCAACCAGACCCAGGAGCAGTCGCTCGGGCTGATCTTCCACTACGCCGACCAGAAGGGCCTCGAACTGGTCGACCTGAAGGACCTGCGGGCGGTCGTCACCTTCCTGACGTCCGACGAGGGCAAGCCGGAGCTCAAGGGCATCGGCGGGCTCTCGACGGTGACGGCCGGGGTGATCCTGCGGGCGCTCACCGCCTTCGAGGCGCAGGGCATGGCCGACTTCTTCGGAGAGCCCGAGTTCGACACGAGCGAGTTCCTGCGGACGGCGCGGGACGGGCGCGGCATGGTGTCCGTCCTCGAACTGCCCTCCGTACAGGACAAGCCCCAGCTCTTCTCCACGTTCCTGATGTGGCTCCTCGCCGACCTCTACAACGACCTGCCCGAGGTCGGCGACATCGAGAAGCCGAAGCTCGTCTTCTTCTTCGACGAGGCGCATCTGCTCTTCAACGGGGCGTCGAAGGCGTTCCTGGAGGCCATCACGCAGACCGTGCGGCTCATCCGGTCCAAAGGCGTCGGCGTCTTCTTCGTCACGCAGACGCCCAAGGACGTGCCCGCCGATGTCCTCGCCCAACTGGGCAACCGCGTGCAGCACGCGCTGCGCGCCTTCACCCCCGAGGACCAGAAGGCCCTCAAGGCCACGGTGCGGACCTTTCCCGATTCCCCGTACGACCTGGAGGAGATCCTCACCGGAATCGGCACCGGCGAGGCCGTGATCACCGTACTGAGCGAGAAGGGCGCGCCGACGCCGGTCGCCGCGACGCGGCTGCGGGCGCCCGAGTCCCTGATGGGCCCGGTGGAGGCCGCGGCGCTCGAACAGGCCGTGCGGTCCTCGCTCCTCTACTCGCGCTACGCGGACGCGGTCGACCGGGAGTCCGCCTACGAGAAGCTGACCGCCCGGGAGGCGGAGACGTCGGCCCGCAAGCAGGCGGAGGCGGACGCGGCGGCGGCGCGGAAGGAGGCGCGGGCGAAGCCTCAGGGGGACGGGTCCGTGGTGGAGCAGGTGGTGGGGAGCGGGATGTTCAAGTCGCTGCTGCGGTCCATGGGGACGCAGATCGGCCGGGAGATCTCCCGGTCGGTGTTCGGGACGGCTCGGCGCAGACGCTGA
- a CDS encoding tRNA adenosine deaminase-associated protein — translation MYFAALLARTEDGWEASDTELDDVETLADLADLAREATADYDDDTVLVFIEQEDAWFGVVRVDGEEDPRIYVSDAAAAARSSYGEILLTDEMLGRDPGADDPAADLDALDLDGTEDGEPADADPADDPDADADTGDAVPAGPLGDTEILADLGVPRKDLIGLESGDALNEIAEILGAAEVLETVR, via the coding sequence GTGTACTTCGCCGCACTGCTCGCGCGCACCGAAGACGGGTGGGAAGCGAGCGACACGGAGCTCGACGATGTGGAGACCCTGGCGGATCTGGCCGACCTGGCCCGTGAAGCCACGGCTGACTACGACGACGACACAGTGCTCGTCTTCATCGAACAGGAAGACGCGTGGTTCGGCGTCGTCCGCGTGGACGGCGAGGAGGACCCTCGCATCTACGTCTCGGACGCCGCCGCGGCCGCCCGCAGCTCGTACGGGGAGATCCTGCTCACCGACGAGATGCTCGGCCGGGACCCGGGGGCCGACGACCCGGCCGCCGACCTCGACGCCCTCGACCTCGACGGCACGGAGGACGGGGAACCGGCGGACGCCGACCCCGCCGACGATCCGGACGCGGACGCCGACACCGGTGACGCGGTGCCCGCGGGCCCGCTCGGCGACACGGAGATCCTCGCGGACCTCGGTGTGCCGCGGAAGGACCTCATCGGCCTGGAGAGCGGTGACGCGCTCAACGAGATCGCCGAGATCCTCGGAGCTGCGGAGGTGCTCGAAACGGTGCGCTAG
- a CDS encoding HhH-GPD-type base excision DNA repair protein, whose translation MERTLRLAQQTEADELLGRSPLAALVGMLLDQQVPMEWAFAGPYTIAQRLNAEDLDAHDIAAYDPEGFAALLSEKPAVHRYPGSMAKRVQQLCQYLVDHYDGDPAAVWEGVPTGEELLKRLNDLPGFGKQKAQIFLALLGKQLGVRPKGWREAAGDYGEAKSYRSVADITGPESLQKVRAHKQEMKAAAKAAEAKK comes from the coding sequence ATGGAGCGGACACTCAGATTGGCGCAGCAAACCGAGGCGGATGAACTGCTGGGTCGCAGCCCGCTCGCCGCCCTCGTGGGCATGCTGCTCGACCAGCAGGTCCCCATGGAGTGGGCGTTCGCGGGCCCGTACACGATCGCTCAGAGGCTGAACGCCGAGGACCTCGACGCCCACGACATCGCCGCCTACGACCCGGAGGGGTTCGCCGCGCTGCTCTCCGAGAAACCGGCGGTCCACCGCTACCCGGGCTCGATGGCCAAACGCGTCCAGCAGCTCTGCCAGTACCTGGTGGACCACTACGACGGCGACCCCGCCGCCGTGTGGGAGGGCGTCCCGACCGGTGAGGAGCTGCTGAAGCGCCTCAACGACCTGCCCGGCTTCGGCAAGCAGAAGGCGCAGATCTTCCTGGCCCTGCTCGGCAAGCAGCTCGGCGTACGGCCCAAGGGCTGGCGCGAGGCCGCGGGGGATTACGGCGAGGCCAAGTCGTACCGCTCGGTCGCGGACATCACGGGCCCCGAGTCCCTGCAGAAGGTCCGCGCGCACAAGCAGGAGATGAAAGCCGCGGCGAAGGCCGCCGAGGCCAAGAAATGA
- a CDS encoding PucR family transcriptional regulator — translation MVIGSHAYAGDALPVPGAVARGIAARCETRVNVLARHMTRDAFARLPGYDELPSDVKDVEIAATARHGLRLFLDRVAAPDGMPGEVPGDYEYFRERAAQRADEGMPLRLLLSTHLLGTQVLWRALRDATRRGEEAALAELSDFLFTAQERVVAAVTETYLDERAAVLAERREERRSLARALLEGAPVGDEGAAFGGGCVVLFLSLPSEGGGARPVASRRLVRRVQAALDRTFGGGVLTLLDGAGGHAVVPGDIDVVEVPDGLGVLLAEVCGGAVRVGVAGSGGVDGIPAAARTAEEVVRVARACGRPPGPHRLDDVLLEYHLSRPSAGSERIAALLEPVAERPELTETLRAYLELRQDRRATARRLSLHPNTVDNRLARVAALTGLDLTSSYGTALALAALLLREVGGEPGA, via the coding sequence ATGGTGATCGGTTCTCATGCGTACGCGGGTGATGCCCTGCCCGTGCCGGGTGCGGTCGCGCGGGGGATCGCCGCGCGGTGCGAGACGCGCGTGAACGTCCTGGCCCGGCACATGACGCGGGACGCCTTCGCCCGGCTGCCCGGCTACGACGAGCTGCCGTCCGACGTGAAGGACGTCGAGATCGCCGCCACCGCACGGCACGGGCTCCGGCTCTTCCTCGACCGGGTCGCCGCGCCGGACGGCATGCCGGGCGAGGTGCCCGGTGACTACGAGTACTTCCGGGAGCGTGCCGCCCAGCGCGCGGACGAGGGGATGCCGCTGCGGCTGCTGCTCAGCACGCATCTGCTGGGGACCCAGGTGCTGTGGCGCGCGCTGCGGGACGCCACCCGGCGCGGCGAGGAGGCCGCGCTCGCCGAGCTGAGCGACTTCCTGTTCACCGCGCAGGAACGCGTCGTCGCCGCCGTCACCGAGACCTATCTCGACGAGCGGGCCGCCGTCCTCGCCGAACGGCGCGAGGAGCGGCGGTCGTTGGCCCGCGCCCTGCTGGAGGGCGCTCCGGTGGGGGACGAGGGGGCCGCCTTCGGTGGGGGCTGTGTCGTGCTCTTCCTGTCGTTGCCGTCGGAAGGGGGTGGCGCGCGGCCCGTCGCCTCGCGGCGGCTCGTGCGGCGCGTGCAGGCCGCCCTCGACCGGACCTTCGGCGGCGGGGTGCTGACCCTCCTCGACGGGGCGGGCGGGCATGCCGTCGTGCCCGGGGACATCGACGTCGTCGAAGTACCCGATGGGTTGGGGGTGTTGCTGGCCGAGGTGTGCGGGGGCGCGGTGCGGGTCGGTGTCGCGGGCTCGGGGGGTGTGGACGGGATTCCCGCCGCCGCTCGTACCGCCGAGGAAGTCGTACGGGTCGCCCGCGCCTGTGGGCGCCCGCCCGGTCCGCACCGGCTCGACGACGTCCTGCTCGAATACCACCTGTCGCGGCCCAGCGCGGGCAGCGAGCGCATCGCCGCGCTGCTCGAACCCGTCGCGGAGCGACCCGAGTTGACCGAGACCCTGCGTGCCTACCTGGAGCTCCGGCAGGACCGCAGGGCCACCGCGCGTCGGCTCAGCCTGCATCCGAACACCGTCGACAACCGGCTCGCCCGGGTCGCCGCGCTGACCGGGCTCGACCTCACCTCGTCGTACGGCACCGCGCTCGCCCTCGCGGCGCTGCTGCTGCGGGAGGTCGGGGGCGAGCCCGGGGCATGA
- a CDS encoding RNA polymerase sigma factor SigF: MPASTAPEAPPVNAPEAPPAQAPPAKAAPSTGSTRGADTRALTQVLFGQLKELEPGGPEHGRVRGALIEANLPLVRYAAARFRSRNEPMEDVVQVGTIGLINAIDRFDPDRGVQFPTFAMPTVVGEIKRYFRDNVRTVHVPRRLHELWVQVTGATEDLTTAFGRSPTTAEIAERLRITEDEVLACIEAGRSYHATSLEAAQEGDGLPGLLDRLGYEDPALDGVEHRDLVRHLLVQLPEREQRILLLRYYSNLTQSQISAELGVSQMHVSRLLARSFARLRSANRIEA, encoded by the coding sequence GTGCCGGCCAGTACTGCGCCCGAAGCTCCACCCGTGAACGCGCCCGAAGCTCCCCCCGCGCAGGCGCCACCCGCAAAGGCGGCACCGAGCACCGGGAGCACCCGCGGTGCCGACACCCGGGCCCTGACGCAGGTCCTCTTCGGCCAGCTCAAGGAGCTGGAACCGGGCGGCCCCGAGCACGGCCGCGTGCGCGGCGCGCTCATCGAGGCCAACCTCCCGCTCGTGCGGTACGCGGCCGCGCGCTTCAGGAGCCGCAACGAGCCGATGGAGGACGTCGTCCAGGTCGGGACCATCGGGCTCATCAACGCCATCGACCGGTTCGACCCGGACCGGGGCGTGCAGTTCCCGACCTTCGCGATGCCGACCGTCGTGGGCGAGATCAAGCGGTACTTCCGCGACAACGTCCGCACCGTCCACGTGCCGCGCAGACTGCACGAGCTGTGGGTGCAGGTGACCGGCGCGACCGAGGACCTCACCACCGCCTTCGGGCGCTCGCCGACCACCGCGGAGATCGCCGAGCGCCTGCGCATCACCGAGGACGAGGTGCTCGCCTGCATCGAGGCCGGACGCTCGTACCACGCGACGTCGCTGGAGGCCGCCCAGGAGGGCGACGGGCTGCCCGGACTGCTCGACCGGCTCGGCTACGAGGACCCCGCGCTCGACGGCGTCGAACACCGCGACCTCGTACGCCATCTCCTCGTCCAACTGCCCGAGCGCGAACAGCGGATCCTGCTCCTGCGCTACTACAGCAATCTGACGCAGTCCCAGATCAGCGCGGAACTCGGCGTTTCCCAGATGCACGTGTCGAGACTGCTCGCCAGGAGCTTCGCTCGGCTTCGATCCGCAAATCGGATCGAGGCGTAA
- the tadA gene encoding tRNA adenosine(34) deaminase TadA, which produces MRRALAEAGLAVRGGDVPVGAVVLSPDGTTVLAVGHNEREATGDPTAHAEVLALRRAAAGLGEWRLTGCTLVVTLEPCTMCAGAIVQSRVARVVYGARDDKAGAAGSLWDVVRDRRLNHRPEVIQGVLDEEASELLRRFFREGRRGSPEALGQSDF; this is translated from the coding sequence ATGCGGCGTGCGCTGGCCGAGGCCGGACTCGCCGTCCGGGGCGGTGACGTCCCGGTCGGTGCCGTCGTGCTGTCCCCGGACGGCACGACGGTGCTCGCCGTCGGGCACAACGAACGCGAGGCGACCGGCGACCCGACCGCGCACGCGGAAGTCCTCGCGCTGCGCAGGGCCGCCGCCGGGCTCGGGGAGTGGCGCCTCACCGGCTGCACGCTCGTGGTGACCCTGGAGCCCTGCACGATGTGCGCGGGCGCGATCGTGCAGTCCCGTGTCGCCCGGGTCGTCTACGGGGCCAGGGACGACAAGGCGGGCGCTGCGGGCTCGCTCTGGGACGTCGTACGCGACCGGAGGCTCAACCACCGGCCCGAAGTCATTCAGGGCGTCCTCGACGAGGAGGCGTCGGAACTCCTCAGGCGCTTCTTCCGGGAGGGCCGTCGGGGCTCTCCGGAGGCGCTGGGCCAATCGGATTTCTGA
- the upp gene encoding uracil phosphoribosyltransferase: MRIHVVDHPLVAHKLTTLRDKRTDSPTFRRLADELVTLLAYEATRDVRTEQVDIETPVTRTTGVKLSYPRPLVVPILRAGLGMLDGMVRLLPTAEVGFLGMIRNEETLEASTYATRMPEDLSGRQVYVLDPMLATGGTLVAAIQELIKRGADDVTAVVLLAAPEGVEVMERELAGTPVTVVTASVDERLNEHGYIVPGLGDAGDRMYGTAE, translated from the coding sequence ATGCGGATCCACGTCGTCGACCACCCGCTGGTGGCGCACAAACTCACCACGCTGCGCGACAAGCGCACCGACTCCCCGACCTTCCGGCGCCTCGCCGACGAGCTGGTCACCCTGCTCGCGTACGAGGCCACCAGGGACGTGCGCACCGAGCAGGTCGACATCGAGACCCCCGTGACGCGGACGACCGGCGTGAAGCTGTCGTACCCCCGTCCGCTGGTCGTGCCGATCCTGCGCGCAGGTCTCGGCATGCTCGACGGCATGGTGCGGCTGCTCCCGACCGCCGAGGTCGGCTTCCTGGGCATGATCCGCAACGAGGAGACCCTGGAGGCCTCCACGTACGCGACGCGCATGCCCGAGGACCTCTCCGGGCGTCAGGTGTACGTCCTGGACCCGATGCTCGCCACGGGCGGCACGCTCGTCGCGGCCATCCAGGAGCTCATCAAGCGCGGCGCCGACGACGTGACCGCCGTGGTGCTGCTCGCCGCCCCCGAGGGCGTCGAGGTCATGGAGCGCGAGCTCGCGGGCACGCCGGTGACGGTCGTGACGGCCTCGGTCGACGAGCGGCTCAACGAGCACGGGTACATCGTGCCGGGGCTCGGTGACGCGGGGGACCGGATGTACGGGACGGCGGAGTAG
- a CDS encoding LytR C-terminal domain-containing protein, whose translation MSMLTPPGMGGKYRITGDKYPRMRRPSGRRRIVLAVIASAAALALIGWGTLQLIQVFTGGDKASAAAPAASDCDRDGDRKQAAPASPSEAKPKPKPLPKPGQITVNVFNATPRGGLAKDTADELKKRGFAIGEVGNATKAFDKKVKGTGILLGAKSAADTALPVLGTQLAGAEPRTDGRKGGEVDLILGTKFKDLAKKADADKALAELAKPEPTPAKSGDKNC comes from the coding sequence ATGAGCATGCTCACTCCCCCCGGCATGGGCGGCAAGTACCGCATCACGGGGGACAAATATCCGCGCATGCGCCGACCCAGCGGGCGCCGCAGGATCGTGCTCGCGGTCATCGCGTCCGCCGCGGCCTTGGCTCTGATCGGCTGGGGCACGCTGCAGCTCATCCAGGTCTTCACGGGCGGCGACAAGGCATCGGCGGCAGCACCCGCGGCCTCGGACTGCGACCGCGACGGCGACCGCAAGCAGGCCGCCCCAGCCAGTCCTTCCGAGGCGAAGCCGAAACCGAAGCCGCTGCCCAAGCCGGGTCAGATCACGGTCAACGTCTTCAACGCGACGCCCCGCGGCGGCCTCGCCAAGGACACCGCGGACGAGCTGAAGAAGCGCGGTTTCGCCATCGGCGAGGTCGGCAACGCCACGAAGGCGTTCGACAAGAAGGTGAAGGGCACCGGGATACTGCTCGGCGCCAAGTCGGCCGCCGACACCGCGCTCCCCGTCCTCGGCACGCAGCTCGCGGGCGCCGAGCCGAGGACCGACGGGCGCAAGGGCGGCGAGGTCGATCTGATCCTCGGTACGAAGTTCAAGGACCTGGCGAAGAAAGCGGACGCCGACAAGGCCCTGGCGGAACTCGCCAAGCCCGAGCCGACGCCCGCGAAGTCAGGCGACAAGAACTGCTGA
- a CDS encoding Dabb family protein → MIRHLVLFKLNDGVTRDEPRVVEGVKAFRALGGQIPELTFWECDWNITDRPIAYDFAINSAVEDTDALKRYIEHPAHQAGVALWREFATWVIADYEF, encoded by the coding sequence GTGATCCGCCATCTGGTCCTCTTCAAGCTCAACGACGGCGTCACGCGCGACGAGCCGCGCGTGGTCGAGGGCGTCAAAGCCTTCCGCGCGCTCGGCGGGCAGATCCCGGAGCTCACGTTCTGGGAGTGCGACTGGAACATCACCGACCGCCCCATCGCGTACGACTTCGCCATCAACTCGGCGGTCGAGGACACCGATGCGCTGAAGCGGTACATCGAGCACCCGGCCCACCAGGCGGGCGTCGCGCTGTGGCGCGAGTTCGCCACGTGGGTGATCGCGGACTACGAGTTCTGA